The DNA region GCAGGTCAACAACGCCGGGATCGCTGGATCTATAATAGATGGAGATGCTTTAGCCGCTTCAGGTCTTGGTAAGGTAAGTTATGAAAGTATGATACTTTTTCATtgccaaaaaataagaaaaggttGAGTGGACTTGGATGTATCTTTGAGAAAGAGTGACTTGACTGTAACTTCAGGATTAGACATTATCTTGTTATAACTCTCGTTGATCATCGTAGTTAATTCTTAACAAAGTAAGAAGGAATCTTAAGCCAAATCATTATTATTCAGCCAAAGCCCTCTTGCAGATTGAAAGTAAATAACCTATTAGGTTGCGGTTTCGAGTCTAGAAATCAGTCTAGGACTAAGGTTATCTACTAATCACCTTTCTCAGACTCCACAAAAAGGGATTTTATGCATTAGGTATGACTTTTTTATGATATTGGTCATGTTCTAGAAAGAAAACCCATATAGAACCACGCTAGCATTAATTAACTTTGACTAAAGCGGCTTTAGTCAAAGTTAGCATATTGTGTCTGGTAGCTGATTAGCTTTTTCTAATTCCTTGTTGCGCTCCCTATGAAATCTTGCAATGTTTGGCCACAAAATTATGGATGCTTTTACCATAAGTATAGTGTGTTTGGGTCTTCAGACTGGGGTTGGGAAGCTAAGTAAGTACTGTTTTTAAGCAACCTGTTTCTGCCTACCATTTTCTTTGTACAATTTCTTGGAAGAGAATGAATTTTATTCTCATTGATGCAGGAAGGTATAGGTACCAATGTGGATTGGAGTAAAATAGTGACCGACAATTATGAGTTAGCTGAAGAGTGCCTGAAAACAAACTTCTATGGCGCCAAAGGAATGATTGAAGCACTTCTTCCAATCCTCCAGTTGTCCAATTCACCAAGGATTGTTAATGTTTCCTCTTCCATGGGACACTTAGAGGTATGAAACTGCAGATAAAATTTCTGGAACCCTTATTAGAACttagaattaatttttatacaagttttgatttggttttgaaatttattactagctgggatgcacggacgcggcaccggaggtgccgcacccgcgtccgacgcggcgggACTCGCcgacgcgcgagggacgccgctgctcgcgcGTCGGTGCGGCGTCCGGCCGCGTCGGCCACGTGGCATGTTATTTTTCCCGCCGACTCGCGCGGACGCGGCGCCGACTCGCgccgattcggccagaatcggcCAGAATCGGGCTGTTTCGGCCGTATCGGTACGTATCGGCCGGCggccgaaacggccgaaacaggccGAGAATCAGGTTGCAACAGCCGAAATCGGCTCTAAATGAgatccaaaaaccctaaatctatccttccttaattttattttgaatatttgttgcttcttttgtgttttctttttggttttgtgttgtgttttgtgtttcttgcttttttctttctttgttttgtgaatcaaggcatagtaaattagtaatatgttttttaaaaatattttaataggaaaaatatatagaaaatataaataaaaatatttttaataattttttaattgccgagtcccgccgcacccgcacccacttttttcaaaaattgccgagttccgcacccgtacccgcacccgcacccgcacccgcacccgcacccgcacccgtgcttcatagattaCTAGCAAATGTCCTGGAACAAGCCAACACTAAATCCCAATCAAAAGTAGATGGTTCAACTTATAATTGGCTTAAGAATAGATCCATGTATCATTATTTGTTTCAGTGCACTTGAAACTTCACCACTTTGAGTTCCATCTAAGtgttatgtacttttttttttaatggactGGATAGTGGATACTTATGTACTTAAGCTATTTGTGGTTTAAGGCAGTTTCATTTCACGATCCAAAAAGTTGAACTTTGCCCTCCTGAGGTTATCTTTGTTGTGCTTCCATAACAAATTTCCATCCCAACAGTTAAAAAGTCGAAATAaacccctttctctctctctctctctctctctcaacacgCACACATTCTGCCATCAACCTCAAATGGCTGCCAGTCTGGAACCCAATGGCTGCCACTCTGTTTCTTTGTTGCTAATTAATCACTATTTCTGTTTTTTAAGAAGGTTACCACCTCTCTTTCTTACAAATTGATGGGACAATAAGAAGCACTCCTCTTATTTACTTTCTAAAAGAGGTGTAGagtctcttttcttcttcttcttcttcttttttcaaattaaactgtaattcattttcccattaatcaaattaaagtgagttttcttcttctgctgTTTCAGAAAATACCAAATGAATGGGCTAAAGAAGTGTTAGGTAATGCTGAAAGCCTAACAGAAGAAAGAGTAGATGAGGTATTGAATGAATATCTGAAAGATTTTAAAGAGGGTTCCTTGGAAACCAAAGGCTGGCCTAGACTTTCGTCTGCCTATATAATTTCAAAAGCAGCTATGAATGCCTACACAAGGATTGTGGCCAAAAAGTTCCCATCTTTCCGAGTCAATTGCCTCTGCCCTGGCTATGTCAAGACAGATATAAACTGCAACAGTGGCTATTTGACGACTGATGAAGGTGCTGAAAGTGTTGTGAAGTTAGCGCTCCTATCCAACGATGGTCCTTCTGGCCTCTTCTTTTATCGGAATGAAGTGACAACTTTTGATTAAGATTTTTCATTTCTACCACTTCTGAAAGATATAAATACTAATAAGTCTGTACTTTTCTTGGAATTGTTTACTTTCTATGTTTTGAATCTCTATTTGATAGGCTATTTGAAAGCGAATGTCTAACGTTGATGTCATAAAATGTATGCAAAGAATATGTTTTTTCACTTGGGGTATGTAATGTCAATTATATGCTTTTTGTAATGAAACTTTTAAAGAATCTTTTGTTTGTTGGTGTGGAAGAGTGTGATTCAAACACTTTTGAAAGCCAATGTCTAACGTTGATGTCATAAAATGTATGCAAAGAATATGTTTTTCACTTGGGGTATGTAATGTCAATTATATGCTTTTTGTAATGAAACTTTTAAAGAATCTTTTGTTTGTTGGTGTGGAAGAGTGTGATTCAAACACTTTTGCTCTTTGTCGGTGTGGAAGAGTTCACTTACGTGTTTATAAGTAATTGACaatgttttttaatttcttgaaatagtGGGCTTAGGACTTATACATGTAACTCATATGAGTGAACGGCTTGTCACAATGCATGTGTAAGATCCAACAAGTTTTGTTTTGGGCCTtaatttttgtctctttttcaTCCGGTTAGTGTTCTTTGACTATTTGGATTAGTGGATTTAATGTGCATAGTGACCATTGAACTTTGGCCCATTGGAAACTCACTGGTCTATTTTTTTCATTGGCTAATATAACACACTTTTAGACCTCTTTTACTATGTTGAACATTTAGAGCtcgtttggtaatgttattctagtaatgttgtttaagtgtCTTAAAAATTCGTATGGGTAAAAAAGTGTTGTGGAAATACGTGTTGTActgtttaaacaacgaaaactgCTACTTAAATACActtaccaaacacccccttaataTCCAGAGTGACCGTTGGGCTTTAGCTGGTTGGAAACCCGCTTGTCTATTTTTCCTTGTCTAACATTATATAACActctttcaaaatcaaatcttCTATAGTTTTTAGGGTACTTTACCACATCATCTTAACCCTTCATTTTGAATTAAATGGTTGGTAGTATGCCATATTattaaggacaaagtttagctacaaaaccAGTTGTAACTTAAGACTACAAACTCCTCTAATAAACAAACATGTGTAACAAATGGCACGTGTATTGCACATGATTACTCAAGTAAACTTAACCCAACTAACCCTTCAAATACaccacttattaaaaaaataaaaaataaaaactaaaaaactaaaacacaagtattctctctctctctctctctctaacttcaTTATAAACCCAAAAAGACAGAAACCCAATCCCTCTTCTCTATAGCCCAAAAACCCAATCCCTTTTCTCCCTCCACCACCGGACCCAActcatatattttaaatagaaGAGACTTACTATTGTGCAATCATCAGAGAAGAGGGATTATCTGTAAGAATTATGAAACCAAAGCATTGATTTCCATAcctttaaaatgaattgttgTTTGTACCTCATTAGAATCTTTGATTGGTTGGTTGTAGGTTTTGCACTTTTCTTAAGGTGGTGATTATATTTTATGGGTTGAAGCTTGTAATTGAATTAGTTTGGTCACAACAACGAGTATGCCATAGAATTTGATTGTTTTAAtactaatttgaaattttattggaATTCTTGAAAGCAATTCCACGTGTGAGGGAGGATTTAACAAACAAACTACATAGACATTCTTCACTGTCAGGGTTTCAATGCCATTTGTCTCTTTTCTTCTATTTCCACCACCACAAGCACTAATGTTGAAACAATTTCAAGGCTAATCTGAAGTCATGACACAAACAAATatctaaagaaaattaatttagatattcaaattaatttcaaGGCTAATCTGAAGTCATGACACAAACAATCTTCCTTCGATAATAGTAGTTGTAGAATGGTGACTACAAAATGCCATAAAAAATTCCATAAATCCATTTGTGTTCCTCTGGCGTTTCATTTTGGGTGTCATGGCATCAACATACTATGTTCTTGTTCCAATTTACATGTGGATCAAAGATCAATTCGTGCCCAAAGGTCAACCAATCTGAGAGGGAATTTCATGGCTTCTGTACCTGATTCTAATATTCTATCTATATGATTTCATTTTCTTCCCTCATTTGTAAACAAGTCAGCACCTTTAATAGCCCTTTCCATGGTTTTGCTGATGCTCTTGAAAATAAGTTTGCACTAGAGTCTACTCTTCTGTAGTTTTATGTATCTATGTTCAGGTATTAGATAGGGATTGGGTTTCTAGGTTACAGAAAAGACGGATTAGGTTTCTACCTTTTTGGGTTAACAGTGAAGTCAGAGAGAAAGAATACGTATAAgggttttagtttttagtattttttttaataggtggtGTAGTTAACTAGGGTTAGTTGGATTAAGCTTACTTAAATActcatgtgcaatgcacatgTCAGTTTATTAAAGCAGTTTGTAGCATTAGgctataactaattttgtaggTAAACTTTATCCtatcattaatttattaataaaatcctTCAAAATACTTGTGTTAGCAATTAAAAACCACATCCCTTTTATTATATTCTAATTTAGTATTTTACATATGTTATCTTCTTATAATTTCGGCAGATATTATAAAAACTAACCAATTAAGCATTTAATATATTTAGTATAtacttgttttcaatttttagctttatttcaagaaaaataacaaGTAAACAAAGGAGAtggggatgaaaaaaaaaaagatgtgctTACTGTTAGCCAACTTTAAGTCGGGTTCGTCGCCATCTGTTTTGATTAATGTTGAAAGTTAAACTATTAAACCTCACCTATGTTGCTGTGCACACCAATCAGTCAGACAATATCTACtataaaaatgttgtcaaaATTTGTGTCCTATgcttaccaaaaacaaaagccaaagCAAAATTTTGCACCAATCACTCAGATAATATcaactataaaaaaaaggattggTCAAATTTTGTGTCCTAGGCTTAccgaaaacaaaaacaaaagttacTTTTTGCTAACCaagtcattattattatttttttgacatgAACCCAGTCATTAGTATGGGGCACAATTCAACCCACACGTGAACATGTCTCGCAGCTGAATTTCTTCTTATTTAAGCAGTTTAGCACTGCTTTCACTTGTTACAAAAGTGTCCCAAGTTTTATCATCAATGGCAGAAGCAACAAAAAAGTACTCTGCTTCTTCTCTCATGTTGTTTTCGTAACAGTGCAATGACACagcaatttatttttacttttctttttacttgttttagtttttatacttttttttttttttctttcaggtATGCAGTTGTTACAGGGGCCAATAAGGGGATTGGTTTTGGAATATGCAGGAAATTGGCCTCAAATGGGATCATGGTGGTGCTAACTGCTAGAGATGAGAAAAAAGGCCTtgaagctgttgaaaagctgaGGGAGTCTGGGCTATCTGACCATGTGGTATTTCATCAGCTTGATGTGGCTGACCATGCTAGTATATCTTCCTTAGTAGATTTCATTAAAACCAAATATGGGAAGCTTGATATATTGGTAGGTTTGAAAATGTTCCTGGTTCTTAAGCGAGCCATTTGAATTTTGTAACTATTTGAAAGCTGTgatatgtgttttttatttatttattttgaatatgaaTGACATAGAATAGGAAAGAGAGGGGTAGAAGGTATTGGAAATTTGATATGAGTGTAGACTGTAGAGTCTAAACAGTTAACACTATACCTTGctaaaaatgcataaaaaattgCACATTGACTcaattgatgaattttcaaCTAGAACTAAAGCTATGTTGTAGTCTGCTTTTGTTATAATCCCATATTATTTacttcaaattgaaaattttgatatgattGGTCAATTATCAAAAGATTAGAGATTCTCGACAATACTTGCTATGAGTTATATCTTGTTCATAAGTTgaatttacaatataaaataaatgataacaaattttaatattcTATGCAGGTCAACAATGCGGGGATTCCTGGAGCTATAATTGATGGTGATGCTTTAGCTGATTCAGGTAATGATATGGTAAGTTCTGTAAGtatgatattttttctttgccaAAAAAGAACATTGATTGGACTTGGATGTAACTTTGAGGAAGAGTGACTAGATTGTAACTTCAGGATTAGACATTAGCTTGTTGTATAGCTCTTGGTGATCATTGTTGTTAATTCCTAACAAAGCAAGAAGGAAACATAAGCCAAGCCAGTTTTGTCCAGCCAAGGCCCTCTTGTAGCCTGTAGGTTGAAAgtaaataatctatttaaaactCCCAAAGGAAGAATGTAATAAAAGTCTTATTATATTAGTCATAttctagaaaaaagaaaacagaaaaaaccATGTTGAATCATACAAGCATCAATTAATTTGCCTTCTAGACTTATTTGGTTATATGAAGACCTTAATGTCAAGTTTCCTAAAACCTATTTAGTCAAAGTTAGCGTATTGTATCTGGTAGCAATTTGCTTTTTGGCCACAAAATTATGGATAATTTTACTATTAAGTATAGTGTGTTTGTGTCTTCAGACTGGGGTTGGGAAACTAACTATTGCTGTTGGGAAAATTTTCTGGCTAACATTTTCTTTGTACTATTAGCTTGGAAGAGACTGAAGTTTCTTCTTATTGATGCAGCAAGGTGCCAATGTGAATTGGAGTAAAATATTGACTGAAACTTATAAGTTAGCTGAAGAGTGCCTTAAAACAAACTACTATGGTGCCAAAGGAATGATTGAAGCGCTCCTTCCAATCCTCCAGTTGTCCAATTCACCAAGAATTGTTAATGTTTCCTCTTCCATGGGGCATTTAAAGGTATGAAACTTATTACAAGTAGATGTCATGGAATCCCAATCAAAATTAGATGGTTCGACTTAAAACTGACATGAGAATAGATCCATGTATCATGATTTGTTTCAGTGCCACTTGAAAGTTCACCAAGTTGAGTCCTAGCTAAGTGTccaattaagtaaaattttctaTCTTTAGGAAAAGGGATGCTTAtgtactttttcttcttctttttttcatgatCTCAAGAGTAGAACTTTTCTTTCCTGGGGTTATCTTCGATATGCATCCATAAGGACCATAACACATTCCATCCTAACAGTTAAAAAGTTGAAataatcctctctctctctctcaacacaCAATCCTGCCATCAAACTCAAGTGGCTGCCACTCTGTTTCTGTGTTgcttttataggtttttttagGAAGATACTATCTTCCTTTCTTAACAAATTGATGGGATTATATGCAGCACTCCTCTCTCATTTACTTTCTATAGATGCAGAgtttcttttcctcttctttatcttttttctttttttctttttttcaaattaaaccatgattcattttcccattaatcaaattaaagtgagttttcttcttctgctCTTTCAGAAAATACCAAATGAATGGGCTAAAGAAAAGTTAGGTGATGCTAAAAGCCTAACTGAAGAAAGAGTGGATGAGGTattgaatgaatttttgaaagattttaaaGAGGGTTCCTTGGAAACCAAAGGCTGGCCTAGATACACGTCTGCCTATGTGCTTTCAAAAGCAGCTCTCAATGCCTACACAAGGATTGTGGCCAAAAAGTTCCCGTCTTTCCAAGTCAATTGCGTCTGCCCTGGCTATGTCAAGACAGATATAAACCACAACACTGGCTACTTGACGATTGATGAAGGTGCTGAAAGTGCCGTAAAGTTAGTGCTGCTGCCCAACAATGGTCCCTCTGGCCTCTTCTTTTATCGCAATGAAGTGACAAATTTTGATTGAGATTATTCATTTCTACCAATTCTCAAGGATAAAAATACTAATGAATCTGCGCTTTTCCTTGCCTAGTTTACTATGTCTTGAACCACAATTTAATTGTCAATTTGAAAACAATGTCATAAAGTGTATGCAGAGAATAAGTGTTTTCACTTGGTGGATGTAATGTCAATTATATGCTTTTAGTAATGCAATTGTGAAGAATCTTTTGTTCTGTGCTGTGCGTGCAATGAAGCATGTTTTGATGGACAATGAATGGTGATTTGTGAACAAAGAGGATGGCTGGTTAGAAGCTGTCGTTTGCTTAAGATAGAACCCCAACtgttggatatttttattaaaaaatatatatatatatatatatatatatatatatcatatttattttaatactcatttatgtgaattgagGAAATCAATTATTCCTTAATGTCATATGCattaattgctaaattttgaaaattcaaaatttgaatagctattgtcaatggttttaattaggaaatctctgaaaattaatgtgaattttaataccaTATATTGTCAGCTTTTAGTGTATTTTCCATTCTaaacattttgtatttaaacgttcttatttaaatataacaTAATAACGTTATATATGCAAGAATCTTCAGCACTTAAATTTATAGCTATTGCTgaattgttttatgattaataaggctgagtttggatacggatgaaaaTTATTGCGTCCGCGTctgtgcgtttttttttttttttttttttttttttttttcggctgATGCACGATTCAGGAGGAcagcggttactgttcatgcattgtgcatgaacagtagccgattttgttgacttttcagcacctttgtgggtcccgtgtactgttcacggaacccacaaacttcactttttagattttttaaaattaaaaatgggacccacggcactattcacacatttaaaaattattttggtacagtgttttcagttttcagttttaagttactatatatacataaatatttactAATTGGCTTAATGGAAAGTGGTCAAACAGCTAGCAAATTTTTTGAGAGTAAACAGCTGTACAAACAGCTAGCATTTTCTGTAACATATATTTAGGAAGAAAGCTTTTGAAAAGGCATGGTAATAATGGGTAAATGCATGGCATTATGATACTTTCCTCTAGTTCTCAACGTACAAACTTTGGCTAAGGACAAGTTATAGGTCCGgctatttatatttatatatatatatatatatatatatatggaaagaaAGAAGGATTTAGAGAGACACacacttttatttttgaattacaaaattGCAAACTTTtcagaaacaatttttttaaaaacacttaCCATTTTTTGCTTCTTATTACTCacaaaaaacattttatcttttacaaaattttcctgggaaaagaaagtactatagaGAGCTTATATCCTACGAGTAGTGTAGGCTCGCAAGGATAATCAGCAAAGGTGGCTGGACTGTTGTATCCTGTGGACAACGTGTAGAAACTATTTGTCTAACTATATCGGATATATCATAGACGGCACGATTTGACTCAAGACAGTGACTTGGTCCACGCCTCATCTCCGCCACCTCTTTTTGGTAAaatcaaattgtgtaatttCCAAGGAAAATTCAGGTATTATCTCTCATTTATTTCCAACACCAACTAACTTGGATAATTTGTGCATAATAAGTGTAAACTTTTCTAATTTTAGAATTCTAGAAACACATACGATGGGGGAGGGGGATATAAAAGACTACCCATACCAGTATATTGTACATTCTCTTCTCCCAAGTCGCAAACTCACGCCAAGTGACAGAATAGGTCCAATTAGTCCGAAATTGATTGAATAGAATGAagtggaccaaattagaccaaataaaTCTAAATGGACCGAAATGTACCGAACGGGACAAAATGGACTGAAATAGACCCTctattgtcactacattacattAGATTCATGCATTCTATCACAAGAGAAGACAAACCCATATCCACAtagatttctcaaaaaaaataaaaacataggtACAAGTTGTTActagagattaaaaaaaaaaaaaaaaagatttagtcAAATTCTACCGTAATATCACAATATCCTAGTGCACACAACAACTTCAGCCCTTGTCTGATAGCCCAAAACTCAGCCAAACAGTAAGACGTTGCTGTGTGACTAAAGTCAGGAGCTAACGCCAAACACTATGTTGCTGTGTGATTAAAGTTAAAAGCTAAACTTGACTACTTAGTCCTTCCTGTCAAAATCTGACGGAAATCCATTTCATTTTGCGGTTCTCTTACTTCTAAGAAAGCCCCCACTTCATCTTCATTGGCAGAAGCACCAAAGAGGTATTTGCTGCTTCTATTTCATTGAGTTTGTACTTTGTACACTTCCCAACACAACACAGCCTCTAAACTCTAAAGTCTAACCAAACCATATAGTGTATATATAACAGAATAACACCCGTCGTTTTTGTGTTATTAAGGGATCATGTTTTTCAGTTACGCAGTAGTGACAGGAGGAAACAAGGGGATTGGGTTCGAAACATGTAGGCAATAGGCTTTAAATGGGGTCACGGACCTCACGGTGGTGTTAACATCAAGAGATGATAAAAGGGGCCTTGAAGCTGTTGACAAGCTCAGAGTCTGGCCTTTCTGACCATGTGGTTTTTCATCAGCGTGATGTCACTCACTCTGCTAGTATTGCCAGGGCCGGCccaaggcctaggcctaaggccacacccaaaaaaaaaaatcttcttagAAAAAAATACCCCACTTTCAATAATTAAACacccaaatttttataaaattatatatatattttaaaggttgtgcttttttttattagtgatgTTAAGGATACtacaatttttactattaacTTACAAATTGTCATGTTactaatcataaaaaaaattattgaaatattcaTTAGTTAGATTGATAAATTTCATCAATGAGAGTTAATATCACAtcatattgtgaacattttatAGTGCTTTAAGTGCATTTTTCGTTTTCATTTCTATTAAGACTCTCAATGTTTGAGACCAATACAACCTTAACccaattgaaactctaaaatgtttcaaaaaaaaatgttgcaaatgTGTTGAATCATCAATTATAGATTACTTTCTCCTAATAGtttgaaact from Castanea sativa cultivar Marrone di Chiusa Pesio chromosome 6, ASM4071231v1 includes:
- the LOC142640423 gene encoding short-chain dehydrogenase/reductase 1-like isoform X2, which encodes MAEATKKYAVVTGANKGIGFGICRKLASNGIMVVLTARDEKKGLEAVEKLRESGLSDHVVFHQLDVADHASISSLVDFIKTKYGKLDILVNNAGIPGAIIDGDALADSGNDMQGANVNWSKILTETYKLAEECLKTNYYGAKGMIEALLPILQLSNSPRIVNVSSSMGHLKKIPNEWAKEKLGDAKSLTEERVDEVLNEFLKDFKEGSLETKGWPRYTSAYVLSKAALNAYTRIVAKKFPSFQVNCVCPGYVKTDINHNTGYLTIDEGAESAVKLVLLPNNGPSGLFFYRNEVTNFD
- the LOC142640423 gene encoding short-chain dehydrogenase/reductase 1-like isoform X1; this encodes MTQQFIFTFLFTCFSFYTFFFFSFRYAVVTGANKGIGFGICRKLASNGIMVVLTARDEKKGLEAVEKLRESGLSDHVVFHQLDVADHASISSLVDFIKTKYGKLDILVNNAGIPGAIIDGDALADSGNDMQGANVNWSKILTETYKLAEECLKTNYYGAKGMIEALLPILQLSNSPRIVNVSSSMGHLKKIPNEWAKEKLGDAKSLTEERVDEVLNEFLKDFKEGSLETKGWPRYTSAYVLSKAALNAYTRIVAKKFPSFQVNCVCPGYVKTDINHNTGYLTIDEGAESAVKLVLLPNNGPSGLFFYRNEVTNFD